In Rhodamnia argentea isolate NSW1041297 chromosome 1, ASM2092103v1, whole genome shotgun sequence, the genomic window TCCACACTGGTTATGTCGTCTTCAGTATGTGCCTCGTGTACTTATGCGTTGGCTTTTTGCCAGTaaatatgcaaaaaatttatcagTAGGGCTATTGAGTCCTCCATTCTCCTTGtcttttttctcgtttttgTTCAGAAGTTTAGTATCAGCTAATGAAGACATGTTGTGCAAGACATGATGTGTTAGTAATGTTTTGCAATAAAATCAGGAGATCTCTACATTTGCTTGTATATTCTTTTCCTTGAATGCGTGGAGTTTGTGTCTGATTTCAGAATTGTgactttggttttgtttttatgCACAGTACAAGGACCCGAGGCGCTTCTTTTTATCAGCATTTTACCACATGAATGAGTCTCACCTGGTATACAACATGCTGTCATTATTATGGAAGGGAATTCAGCTGGAAAGTTCGATGGGAAGTGCTGAATTTGCATCCATGGTTGCTGCATTATTAGCGATGTCCCAAGGAATAACTCTAATGCTTGCGAAatcccttctcattttcttcgaTTATGAAAAGCCTTATTACTCAGAATTTGCTGTTGGATTTTCTGGTGTCCTCTTTGCCATGAAAGTTGTCTTGAATTCACAGTCCGAGAACTACACGTATGTGCATGGGCTGGTCGTTCCTGCACGCTATGCTGCATGGGCTGAATTGGTTCTGATTCAAATGTTTGTGCCGGGCGTTTCTTTTCTTGGACACCTTGGTGGGATACTTGCCGGCATTCTTTATCTGCGTCTAAAGGGTATGTACTCAGCTCCGGATCCACTTACTCTGGTTATCAGAGGCATTGGTAGTGTGCTGAGATGGCCATTGAGGTTTATGCGGTCGTTGTTCGGATTCCGTCGTCGTCGGATTTCTGGTAGAGGAACAGTGGGTAGAAATCAAAGACGATGGACTGAGCCTGGAGTTTGGAGATGCGATGCTTGTACCTACGATAATTCCACCCAGTTAAACGAATGTGAGATGTGTGGGACTAGCCGGAGTATTAGCAGGTCCCGTACACCTCCATCTTCCAGGTATTCTGAGGATCTTCCCCTGGACGAGTTGCGCCGTCGGAGAGTCGAAAGGTTTGGGAGATGATACTGTCACTTGTGAAGGGCGGATCGTCAGTAAGTTTTGGGAAAGGAGGTGGTCGGATCTGAAGCACGATGCACTTTTGCTGACACTGTATAGTTCCGTGATCGTCGCACATAGATGTGTTGCCTCGACCGTTGATGTCGGGTTGCATATGCAGTTGATTTTCAGTGTTGTACACTTCCAGATTATGATAATAACGTACATCTAGCTGCAAAGAAGCTTCAATTGTTGGCAAGTTTCAGGATAAGATTGCTTTTGTTGGTGATTAAGAGCTGATAATTGATTCTCGGGGAAAATTCTAATTAAAGGCCTAAAGTGCAtctattttcttggaaatggtctttgtttcaaataagggctttaaGTATTTAAATCGTTTTCAAGAGAACTTGATCggagggcatttttgtcttttaatctttttattttttgatttttgatttttctcttattcttttttgttttttttaatcgtatttcttttttctcttccttcccctCCGCATCTCCCTGGTAACCGCCATCTCCACTACTGCCTGCCAGTCCCGTATTCCCCTCCCCTCCGGCACTGTTGCCGGCCACCATTGCCTTGAGGATGGGTCCATCTCCTTGAGCATGTTGGTCCTGACCGTCCAGTCTCCTGCAACAAGAGTTTATCTATAGAAAGAGCTTATCTCTAGATTCTTCTCTCTGTCAATGAAGACACCTTGCCCCATgagttctcctcctcctcctctttctcctCGCGCTACTTCGACCGGAGAAACAAAGAAGCTCACCATTAATGATGAATACCAAACCCTAGCTTCAAGTTCAGTTCGTCCTCTGACCACTTCCTCGATGGCAATAATGAAGATCCCATCCATGATGAGCCCGACAACCTTGTCCTGATTTTCTAGCCCTATTTGAGGCCACGCTAAAGAAGCTCCCAAAGCTCCGCGTCGCCCTCCACCTCTTCAGCAAAAAGCGTTCCAAGTTCCAAGCCATGCGTAGGACGCGCGTGGTTGGGACGCTTTTTGGTAATCGATGGGGCCATGTCCACTTTGCATTCCAGAGCGACTCGAGTTCGGCCTCGACATTCCTGATCCAACTGGCGGTGCCGATGAGCATCCTAGTGCGTGAGATGGCGTCAAGGGGAGAAGGTGCTGAGCGCGCTAGAACTGGTCTCGATGGGGGTGGGGGTTTTGCTGGGCAACAAGGGCAACGTGTCGATTCCTTCCTCGATCAGGGCTTGGAGGTGGAGATCGCCTCCTTAGTGTCGACAGCGTCACCCCCGGCCAGCACAGCGGATTGGACAGTCAGGGCTGACATGCTCGAGGAGGTGGGCCCCTCCCCAAGGCCGTGGTGGTCAGCGGCAGCGCCGGAGGGGAGGAGCACAGCGGATTGGACAGTCAGGGCCGACATGCTCGAGGAGGTGGGCCCCTCCCCAAGGCCGTGGTGGTCAGCGGCAGCGCCGGAGGGGAGGAGGATGCAGGACTGGCAGGTAGCATAGAGATGGCATTGGCGAGGGAAATGATTGAGGGGGggaggaaaaacaaagaagatcaagaaaaaaaacaaaagaaaaggagagaaataaaaaaaaataaaaaactagaGAATATAAATACCTTTCGATTAggtcattctttgaaataatttaagtactttaggcctttattagAAATAAGATCCATTACAAATCCCTAATTAAGAAAATAAGTGCACTTTAAgttcttaattaaaatttttccctGATTCAGGGTGTAGCTTAAAAAGTCGACCCAGTAGTATCTCCCCCGCACCACACTCCTAATCACGGCTGGGTTGACTTTGGTTGTTTTAGGTTGTATTGTCGAGCCCCCGCGGACTCCGGCCGACCATTGTGCCCGGAAAATTCACGAGGTCATATGTAATGCGGAGGGCAATGAAGTAAGTTAAAAGATAAAAGGCTACGTTtgatcgtccgtataaaactcgggataggatatgttttatcctatcccgtgtttggtaggtgtccaggatagtataatgtcggatataggggggATATAACTGGGATAAAAAATCCTGGGGGaaggggtaggataaggtcggataggatttctcttatccgtcatataaaagccaactttcttgtctcatttgtttctattttcatttttttttgcaaaagaggtttgaaaatctaataaaatgtgtatattttcatgttttttttttgtgtatgagaacattatttttatagtaataagatcggaatattttatgagcatcacgtagggcatatatgtcatttatattgatatacggtttctaccaaatgcgggatatgataggatatgagaatattcgactttaaatccgtagttcaccaaatgatggataggatatggccaaatctctagatttcttatcctatcctatccaatcctatcccgacctgAAATCCCGACGATCAAACGCTGCCAAAGAGTTAGATTTGGT contains:
- the LOC115747771 gene encoding rhomboid-like protein 14, mitochondrial — encoded protein: MDRRGRSRGMIPLLAVHAVSEYYRLERKPPVTAGLLAANTLAYLRPGALDSLLPPIDQVWFNPHLILKYKDPRRFFLSAFYHMNESHLVYNMLSLLWKGIQLESSMGSAEFASMVAALLAMSQGITLMLAKSLLIFFDYEKPYYSEFAVGFSGVLFAMKVVLNSQSENYTYVHGLVVPARYAAWAELVLIQMFVPGVSFLGHLGGILAGILYLRLKGMYSAPDPLTLVIRGIGSVLRWPLRFMRSLFGFRRRRISGRGTVGRNQRRWTEPGVWRCDACTYDNSTQLNECEMCGTSRSISRSRTPPSSRYSEDLPLDELRRRRVERFGR